The Pieris napi chromosome 21, ilPieNapi1.2, whole genome shotgun sequence genome contains a region encoding:
- the LOC125060259 gene encoding mitochondrial genome maintenance exonuclease 1-like translates to MLRRISRIGYNTSIQKEFIRQKIVSPASLLNPADKLKLYNKENKELFGPLLETNKQKKSRLKKEAKNSTHQNRAKVQSDSVEKFCHSAARSLFSSVSSLIAPVYNSSVFPIINKNKMYQNTRNLLNATGVVYNIAVRNIKTSSVANATKSFPAEPGFASEDKILQIRQHQNDYTKQFPSVTLILNKTMTEESRKALEKWKKERIEEMGLEEFNRYNEAQMAVGTKFHSTIKNYFTQPQTQLRIEKDVEGVWVSVAEVLKHISSPKAIESNVVHPVLKYRGVFDAIADYEDKPTLIEWKKSDKPRKSIALTYDNPVQLAAYFGAVCNDLNYKHLNVRDALLVIAYTDGSKADFYHLHTDKLREHWAQWLIRLEEYMKKFNNEPEKQLKGGKRLFETEIGNL, encoded by the exons ATGCTTAGGCGAATTTCTAGAATTGGTTACAATACTTCTATACAAAAGGAATTTATAAGACAAAAAATTGTTAGCCCGGCTTCACTTTTAAATCCTGcagataaattaaaactatataacAAGGAAAATAAAGAACTATTTGGTCCCTTGTTGGAAACGAATAAGCAAAAGAAAAGTAGATTGAAAAAAGAAG CTAAAAATAGCACACATCAAAACAGAGCAAAAGTTCAGAGTGACAGTGTAGAAAAGTTTTGCCACTCAGCAGCAAGAAGTCTTTTTAGCAGTGTGAGTTCATTAATTGCACCAGTCTACAATTCATCTGTGTttccaattataaataaaaacaagatgTACCAGAATACAAGAAATTTATTGAATGCTACTGGTGTAGTGTATAACATTGCTGTGAGAAACATAAAAACTTCATCTGTTGCAAATGCAACTAAAAGTTTTCCTGCTGAACCAGGATTTGCTAGTGAGGACAAAATTCTTCAAATTAGACAACATCAAAATGATTATACTAAACAATTCCCATCTGTTACATTAATTCTTAACAAAACAATGACAGAGGAGTCAAGAAAAGCATTAGAAAAATGGAAGAAGGAAAGGATTGAAGAAATGGGTCTAGAGGAGTTTAATAGGTATAATGAAG CACAAATGGCAGTTGGTACAAAGTTCCACAGTACAATAAAGAACTATTTTACTCAGCCGCAAACACAATTACGAATTGAAAAAGATGTAGAAGGGGTTTGGGTGTCTGTAGCCGAGGTATTGAAACATATATCTTCACCTAAGGCAATAGAATCCAATGTTGTACATCCTGTACTGAAATATAGAGGGGTGTTTGATGCCATTGCTGATTATGA aGATAAGCCAACACTAATTGAATGGAAGAAATCGGACAAGCCTCGGAAATCCATAGCCCTAACTTATGACAATCCTGTCCAACTAGCGGCTTACTTTGGAGCTGTGTGCAATGACCTAAACTACAAACATTTGAATGTACGAGATGCTTTGTTGGTCATAGCCTACACCGATGGTTCTAAAGcagatttttatcatttacacACAGATAAATTAAGAGAACACTGGGCACAATGGTTGATAAGATTAGAAGAATATAtgaagaaatttaataatgaacCTGAGAAACAATTGAAGGGTGGGAAACGCCTGTTTGAGACGGAGATTGGGAATCTCTAA